The DNA region aagtaaatatatataaacggtagggctttgatatccaccactattcatgctcaaataatataacaatatgccaatgctctaatcatattatgaatacctaatgtttgccaacttaagggcgtgggtgtatactctaactcttttctttcttaaaggatttagcatgggtgtatactaagttgttctttaagaaagtataaatctatggaaattgacaaatacacggaacctagggcatgggtgtatactcccaattctccatgttgattaacccaagaacccggtgtcgaattcttttgttacttttattaaacctaggacttggtcatccaaattgatttaattaactaatccataccacatgagtacgttgatcaggcaaacacatgaggaattcaataaaacaggaattaatcaagttaagcatcacaatatgattatcagaaaggcgccaatattgaaatattaaataaacataattagggcttcaatctagccctactaagtagtttagttacacatgagttagatgttaaacatcttcataaaataaaataaagaggaaaagaataaacccgaaacttgaacttgaagagctccaattcttctccttggaattgtgtctattctaaaggcttaagggtctatttataggccttaggaacactctagaaatCCTAAAGATCGTAGCTTTTACGTTCTAAGTTGCATAGGGTTTTGAAGGGTTGAAAAGGAGGACTTTCCGAAGTAAGGTGCTGCTGACTTGCTTCTCACGCatgggtgcgcttgatcgcaggacTGCAATCGATCTTGTGTtatgggcgctcgatcgcaagtgcgATTAGTGTATTTCTTGTGTGCACGAGCTCATGCCTTGCGCTCGTCTGGTCATTTcgcttgtagtgcgctcgatcgcaagtcccctgcgatcgatcgcactatcaaaaactctagcttttcccaaatttgctctttaagcccaatacttccagaattgcttcattttcttccaaaaacctataaaaccaAGAAAATACCGAAATGGAAATAAAATTGTACAAACTACAaaacttaaggaattaacaaatataagttaagggctaaaatatgaatattttggcacttaacatctAGAGATGTTTGTgaaatccttgatgaatcttctataGAACCAATATGTCCAAGAAAACTTATTACACCCTTGGCCATCATAGGAAGAgggagtttggagatgatgtcaatcttggccTTGTCCAGGTCAATACCCTTGCTAGAAATGACATGACCCAACGCAATGCCCTATTGTACCATGAAGTGCCACTTTTCCTAATTAAGCACTaagttgcattcttcacacttCCTGAGGACAATTTGCAGATGACTGGGGCATTCATTAAAGTTAGagccaaaaacactaaaatcatccataaatacctcaatgaatttctccaccatgtccgagaaaatgctcatcatgcatctttgaaaggtggctggtgcattgcataatcgAAACGACATCCTTCTATAAGCAAATGTGCccaaaggacatgtgaaggtggtcctTTCTTGATCCTTTGGTGCAATTGCAATTTGGTTGTAGCCACTGTACCCATTCAGAAAGTAGTAATATCTATGGCTGACTAACCTTTCTAGcatctgatcaatgaatggcAGGGGAAAGTGATCTTTTCGGGTCACCTTGTTTAGCCTTCGGTTGTCAATACATACTCTTCACCCGGTGGTTACTCTTGTAGATACCAACtcatctttttcatttttcaccaCTATGATCCTACTCTTCTTCGGCACTACCTAAACCCCAACCCTAAAAATTCCAcatcagtagccctttccaagtaataatgttttaattgtatttttaatttagatattttttatatgcatgatggttgtataacttagagatttcattttaaagtttatacACAATTGTTATGACATTCTTCttttgtcttagaaagctttttatcttgattgaatcctttatattttctgtgattatataaatgattgttatacaacggttttaattgacacatgatcaagagggtttgataggccatgcctaggaaaGGCGAATTACTCTACAGCCTagcttagtgtaatttaggtagacaattcgtacgacccgaagatgagttatgcttatccctTAATTGCGTGTaactaattaaatgatttgatCGCCCATAGgctccatacctagggaagacggaccATACTGCATCTAGAGGTTAGGTAGACGGTTCGTGCTAAttgaagatggattatactcatttcttaattatggtattttcttgactactcgagtgagacaaGTCCTATATCAAGCATAGTATGAATTTTCcatgttaatttatgattgaccattgttatgcggttagcgGTGAAATTAGCAccctattctttctctcattattACTATCTTTCTTTACTTCTAcgtatttatttttagaaagcaaaaacaaatcaactttCTTTAAATTGAGTTACTTTCAATCTTGACAAGCTTAATAACAACGCATGTGcagtaggggtgaaaatgcggtttTTATTAACCGGcttctaaccgctaaccacttactgcactaaccgctaaccgcttttatatatatatatatatatatattacttaagCAGTTAATATAAAATTCCGCTTCCTTGATTAATCTTTGTTTCTGGATCTTTTCTCTTGCGCTCTTCCTGTTTTATTTCTGGATAACAAAAAGGCTAGTCACAATTTACAACCATAAACTCAATTTCatatttctatcttttcttttatatttttgctggGCATTGAGCAAAAGTTAAAGgttgaaattttgttattttaacagcatgccatatatatatatgagaagtaATGACATACTTCAATTTAGAGTAATGATTGGAAACAAGCATAAGTGGATGATTAAAGTAATTGATTGgttaaaaatatgtgatttcttTAAAGAGTGCCATTTTAGGACAAGGAAATAATAAATAACtgaatatttaaattatataaccCCTTTGGACAGAGTGTGTTGGTGAAGCTTGAGCCACGAGGTTTGAATTCATTActccctctttctttctatctAGTTATCTTTTAGATGTTAGTGTTACTCACTCGGCACGCAGCATTTGGTTTTGGTCTCACCTTTATTTAAACAATTTGTTTTGGTGCTCTAATTTAAACGAGCGTTTTGGACCATCGTCTTCCTTTCTCAGTTACTAACctaaatttatgaaaatgtgaaatgaaacagtaaaaagaagaaaatcaaatacaGGCATAGGCATGGGCATGAGTTATGAGGGCTCCCTGAAAAAGCTTTGCCCTTCATGAGTGGCTAAGGGGCGATTACGGCACCCGAGAAAATTCTAGTGGATGTAAGGAAAATTTTTGGGGTTGAGGAGAGGCATTTGACTCCTCTAGAACCCCCTTCCCTCCACCCTTGGTTCTATGATCAGTTCATAGAAGCCATGAACTAGATAGGAACCCATATCATCCATAATAATCAAGAAGCCTCTAGGACAAATTTTGCTAAACTACGATTAGAGATAAATCAAATGCTCTCATACTTCAAGAAAGATCAAGAATCCGAGTCAAACTGCGATAAGATCGTTAGTCTCATAACACTGGCCAATTTTCAAAACGCCACCAATAGTCAAGGATCCCAACCCCAAGTCCAACATTGCTGACAAGAGTATGGAGGGCATTCTCAAAAACCAcattgtcccacattgctaaaaaaaaaaagtctcttcAACATTCATTATCTATAAAAGTGTGGTTTAACCATCTTTGTGAAGTCAAGTGGCTCAAGCCTTAAGCCATAGCTTGGCTACCCCAGGCTGGGTGCAAGCCCATAAATAAGCTAGCTTCCtaagccattttattttatttaaagtttaaatttttttaagaaattatatgAGCTGATTCTCTAGTTTGGCTTGGTGTGAagttcaaatttcttttaaatatatattttttaaaacggtTAACTGTTAACCATTTAAATAACAGCTAATCGGGCAgttaaccgcctagcggttagcggaggcggttagtaaattagGTGGttgtggttagcggttttagccactaaccactaaccgcaactgccttttcacccctaatgtgcaatccttgaggttcgacacacTCAATATAACCATATCCCACAAGGATTCATTATATTGcgaatggttatttttattattgatatttttgcacacaaaaaggCCACATCACCCATGGATAAGGTTataaatgtgcacaaaacttTATAACAGTAACTTGATGTCTATAGACTAATTAGAAATaactaagtacaaaatgaatcaaTGTGCCCCATATGCTCCACATGACTTTTAAATagctttaccggtaaacctttagtcatagGATCCGCAATCATCAATTCAGTACTAATATGCACAATGAGCACTTCATTCTTTTTGATGTTCTCGCACACGAAGGTACTTGATGTCGATATGTTTACTTTTACTTCCACTTTTGTTATTCGTAGAGAAGCAAATGGCAGCACGATTATTGCAGAAGATCTTGATTGGTTTCGCCATAGAATCTGCAATTTTGAGACAACCAACAAAATTTCTCAACCATAGTGCCTATGTAGTACCTTCATAGCATGCAATAAATTCTGCCTCCAttgtagatgtagcaactataGTCTACTTGCTGCTTCTTCAAGATATTGCCCCtccagcaaaaagaaaaatagaccTTGAAGTAGAGTTTCTGCTATCTATACATCCAGCAAAATCTGAATCTAAATATCCAACTAACTTCAAATGGTTAGTGTGTCTGTAGGTCAAACTGTAGTCCTTTGTTCCTTGAAAATACCGCATGACTTTCTTTGCAGCTTTCCAATGTTCCAATCCTATGTTGCTTTGATATCGACCCAGCAATCCAATTGCCAGTTCAATGTCAGGTCTAGTGCAGACCTGTGCATACAATAGACTGCCTACTGCAGATGCATATGGGATACTTTTCATCTGCTCTTGTTCCAATACAGTATGGGGACACTGGTCATTACTAAATTGATCCCCTTTAACGATAGGTGCTACAGAAGTTGAACAGTTCTTCAGTCTGAATCTCTCTAAAACCTTTTCAATGTAGGCCTTTTAAGacaattttaatattctttgaTTTCTGACTCTGTGAATCTCTATGCCAATGACATAAGAGGATtaacccaaatccttcatttcaatGTTTTGAGAGAGGAACTGTTTGGTTTTGTGTagtgatgtgtgccaaatattgcatatttggaccccttaatttacttgtgttaatcctttagctgtgtcattatctgatgttctgtgttagttttgtgtttttaatattttgtaggtgttgaagaaaaaaactactttttggaagaaaacatactttgagaagacctagatgatatggttaagtttaaccaaatccaagaaatgggtaaatcggattaaggataagattggataaaatttcgaattggattcaaattcagattctacacgtctcagtattttgaccataacttttcgctcacatatccgattgaggtgattcaagtggcgttggaaagctaactcaaaatactacaattcattgtgaaataggattttgctaattcggacgtttactattccaaaatcgtcccgtaattaaatggta from Corylus avellana chromosome ca10, CavTom2PMs-1.0 includes:
- the LOC132162950 gene encoding secreted RxLR effector protein 161-like, which encodes MKSIPYASAVGSLLYAQVCTRPDIELAIGLLGRYQSNIGLEHWKAAKKVMRYFQGTKDYSLTYRHTNHLKLVGYLDSDFAGYSMAKPIKIFCNNRAAICFSTNNKSGSKSKHIDIKYLRVREHQKE